Proteins encoded together in one Cardiocondyla obscurior isolate alpha-2009 linkage group LG07, Cobs3.1, whole genome shotgun sequence window:
- the LOC139104342 gene encoding uncharacterized protein, giving the protein MIVTIIRFPIVDDARYELKRVTPFPVLDKSNENIFKIIEIENEYIAVDRENNNYLTLKREDIRQCVNNDNTYICEQSIPVYHTRASAPCEVRAITEPAKKPDTCVTREVASRATVWIAVSEPQEWIYSTTKEQTIEIQCRHRPSKKLEINRTGIVKLRTACKLTTTEMTIKTKNTIGESKIERHVPTYNLTNIETEQGEKNRPNNKENRRIKPRQGNKKPERIK; this is encoded by the coding sequence ATGATAGTCACGATAATAAGATTCCCGATAGTAGACGACGCaagatacgaattaaaaagagtaacACCGTTTCCCGTATTGGACAAATCGAacgaaaacatatttaaaataatagaaatagaaaatgaatacatagcagtagatagagaaaataataattacctaacattaaaaagagaagatatcAGGCAATGtgtaaataacgataatacatatatatgcgaACAAAGCATCCCGGTATACCATACCAGGGCAAGCGCACCGTGCGAGGTAAGAGCGATTACCGAGCCAGCAAAAAAGCCGGACACGTGCGTAACGCGAGAAGTTGCATCAAGAGCAACAGTATGGATAGCAGTAAGCGAACCACAAGAGTGGATATACTCCACGACAAAGGAGCAAACTATAGAAATTCAATGTAGACATagaccgagtaaaaaattagaaataaatagaacaggaatagtaaaattaagaacagcATGTAAACTCACAACAACagaaatgacaataaaaacaaaaaacacaataggagaaagtaaaatagaacgacacgtaccgacgtataatttaacaaacataGAAACAGAACAGGGCGAAAAAAACCGAcccaataataaagaaaatagaagaattaagccgcgacaaggtaataaaaaacccgaacgaattaaataa